One genomic segment of Fibrobacter sp. includes these proteins:
- a CDS encoding tandem-95 repeat protein, with protein sequence MNKMKWPVTALLASAGVLASVVIAQENSGKSPAVENNAPSVNGIPGESINEGGKFAPIKLDSYVSDDMDKPAQLKWSVSGNKSIKVSISNDHVATLQVPDQYWNGSEDITFAATDSKGAVGSETVNFSVESVNNPPVMKAIPEQNIDEGKQFTKIKLDEFVTDPDHPKDQILWEFDIQPVGKDQAEGDLNVEIDPKRVATIIIPDTNWYGSAKITFTATDGEYASDKKTALFTVKPINDAPVLQKIPDQTIEEKNEFESISLTDFVSDVDDDVSKIKWAITGNKDLKFDLDKYGTANIKIPNEFWNGTETVTFTATDPAGAAVSTKATFTVKSINDPPEFTKDVPEQTIEEKQEFKPIELSQLVKDPDHKMEQLKWEVSGNKDLKVKIAGGTATIAIPSKFWNGSETLKFKVCDPANACATSEATFTVNSVNDKPEFTKTIPNQTIEEKKQFAKIKLDEFVKDADHKNSELSWDVDVKHQGKEPESGTLVVNIDENRIASIEIPDTYWNGAAVATFTCSDPEGASIKQAVTLTVSSINDKPVFKKIPDQEVEEKTELSSIVLDEYLSDPDHDISKLKVEVAGNKDIKVNINQKTREVTFKTPNELWNGSETVTFTATDPEGGVAKTTMKLSVKSINDPPVMKDIPEQTIKEKGQFKDVELDKYVDDLDHGKDKLKWTITGNRELKVVVDANRVMKVTPPSPQWNGSETLTIKVSDPEGASDERSIAYTVESVNDLPEFVKQIQPQTIKEKGQFQPIKLAEMVRDLDNKLSDLTFSVDVKPTVKGKDGDLSVEIDAQHVAKVNIPNKFWNGAAEITFTVTDPEGAKASSKALFTVQSVNDVPELKKVPDQMIEEKQQFNPVNLAELVNDADHEFAKLKWTVTGNKELKVDIDKNGVATIKTPNPKWNGSEKVTFTVADPEGAAAKSDAVFTVKSINDPPVMKDIASQKIKEKEQFKPIALDDFAKDEDHDNSKLKWTFSGNKDLKVQMDAKHVVTVTAPNKFWHGEEVITFTVTDPEGAADSRKVKFTVESVNDLPVFTKPIKDQTIPEKREFAIINLADIVADPDHKPEQLTWSFDVKPAKGAPKTYIPKLSVKVENRMARIIIPDKNWNGAEEITFKVEDPEGGKASCTALFTVTSVNDAPTIGKIEDQIVEEKQEFTPIDLAAIIKDPDHPYEKLNIEVTGNKDLKVDISKDGKATVKAPSKMWNGTEKITFVVTDPEGAAAKAMVTFTVKSINDPPIMKDIANQTIKEKGQFKPIELDNFVDDLDHAKNKLKWKIEGAKELKVQMDGSHKVTVSQPNPQWNGSETITFTVTDPEGASDSRKVTFTVESVNDAPEFVRELKDQSIDEKKQFQTIRLGDLVKDPDHKASDIKWSFEVKPAKLASAEPAPKKGKKAKAEPEVKAPAVETLKVSVDANQVATIEIPNKFWNGAANITFTATDPEGAKTSKTARFEVRSINDPPKIAEKAPQGETIREGGRFKTIDLANLAIDPDHPATSLKWSVSGNKQLKVDIRKDNTVIVSVPDPQWSGREMLTFTVTDPEGASANHRMTFEVTRVNDPPTLAKKIPDQKIKEKENFKQIKLDEFVKDPDNKPNELVWTVTGNKKLKAEISPSRILTVSAPDKYFWCAPETMVLEVKDPDGAATSQTVTFEITSVNDVPEMKDIPGQRIKEKGQFKEIDLNKFVRDPDHKNEQLTWTATVAKVGPVAAPKKEVKPKKPAKKGKKGAKEEKVEEAAPAPVPVDEFQVEIDSRNIARINISDKFWHGERNVTFTVTDPEGAKASKTVNFLVESVNDAPVIKPIPTQSIQEKEHFKPIDLSQFVSDPDHPFAALKFEVGSTRSLKASVNAKKELVVSTPDKFWSGTEKVKLDVIDPEGAKGTVQVTFEVTPVNDPPVVKFIPGQKIKEREKFAPVDLSKAAEDPDNKPAELRWSVAGNKDLKVDIKGSRAMVVTPNPNWFGKETLTFTVKDPSGASASKSATFEVTPVNDPPVLKPVQPFVIDEKKQFQPFDFSKVVSDPDNKLEDLKWSLDNDVPGAKAAPAKKGKKAKPVDPEDGPVKHEMKFEISDKGVLTAETPNKFWYGTETVTVNVFDPAGEKASVKVKFTVRPVNDPPVVQEIPGQETLEGKSFKAIKLDQYVTDPDHKPHEIKWKVSGAKNLDVMISGGREAVVKPKRQDWFGEETLVFMAQDPAGGMDKAVVKFVVKHVNSAPVMRDIQDFTIREDDNEGVIATIKTDQYARDKDHRPEELKWTWTGNKFLQVKYDKFKRILTVSQPHENWNGKPERITFTVTDPEGAKAQKTATFTVIPVNDPPVAKSQTYMTQEGEMLKVTASEGLMNGVSDADGEKPVAVQLVQRPRNGKIELNERDGSFTYTPNRGFSGLDEFTFKVKDPGGVYSKVETAEVNVTFKMKDLRGNAPKPAPKVEEPKEEEKPAKDDRKGKKKKKKR encoded by the coding sequence ATGAATAAAATGAAATGGCCTGTTACAGCGCTTTTGGCATCGGCTGGAGTTCTAGCCTCTGTCGTAATTGCGCAGGAAAATTCTGGCAAGTCCCCGGCGGTCGAAAACAACGCGCCGTCAGTGAACGGGATTCCAGGGGAATCTATCAACGAAGGCGGCAAGTTCGCTCCGATCAAGCTTGATAGTTATGTCTCGGACGACATGGACAAGCCCGCGCAGCTCAAGTGGTCTGTATCGGGCAACAAGAGCATCAAGGTGTCCATCTCGAACGACCATGTGGCCACCCTGCAGGTCCCCGACCAGTACTGGAACGGTTCCGAAGACATTACGTTTGCGGCTACCGACTCCAAGGGTGCTGTTGGTTCCGAGACGGTCAACTTCTCTGTTGAATCCGTGAACAACCCGCCTGTCATGAAGGCCATTCCCGAACAGAACATCGACGAAGGCAAGCAGTTTACCAAGATTAAACTCGATGAATTCGTGACTGACCCGGACCACCCGAAGGACCAGATCTTGTGGGAATTCGACATCCAACCGGTGGGCAAGGATCAAGCTGAAGGCGACCTCAACGTTGAAATCGACCCGAAGCGCGTCGCTACCATTATCATCCCCGATACCAACTGGTACGGTTCTGCAAAGATTACATTCACTGCGACCGACGGCGAGTACGCGTCCGACAAGAAGACGGCTCTCTTCACGGTGAAGCCGATTAACGATGCTCCCGTGCTGCAGAAGATTCCTGACCAAACCATCGAAGAAAAGAACGAGTTCGAATCTATCTCCCTTACGGACTTCGTGAGCGATGTCGATGATGACGTCTCGAAAATCAAGTGGGCCATTACGGGCAACAAGGACCTGAAGTTCGACCTCGACAAGTACGGTACCGCGAACATCAAGATCCCGAACGAATTCTGGAACGGAACTGAAACCGTTACCTTTACTGCGACCGACCCCGCTGGTGCGGCGGTGAGCACGAAGGCCACCTTCACGGTGAAGTCCATCAACGACCCGCCGGAGTTCACGAAGGACGTGCCTGAACAGACCATCGAAGAAAAACAGGAATTCAAGCCGATCGAGCTCTCGCAGCTCGTGAAGGATCCGGACCACAAGATGGAACAGCTCAAGTGGGAAGTTTCTGGCAACAAGGACCTGAAGGTCAAGATTGCCGGCGGTACTGCCACAATCGCCATCCCGAGTAAGTTCTGGAATGGTTCCGAAACGCTCAAGTTCAAGGTGTGCGACCCGGCTAACGCTTGCGCCACTTCTGAGGCTACGTTCACCGTCAACTCTGTGAACGATAAGCCCGAATTCACGAAGACTATCCCGAACCAGACCATCGAAGAAAAGAAGCAGTTTGCCAAGATCAAGCTTGACGAATTCGTCAAGGATGCTGACCACAAGAATTCTGAACTCTCTTGGGATGTCGACGTGAAGCACCAGGGCAAGGAGCCCGAATCCGGAACGCTCGTCGTCAACATCGACGAGAACCGCATCGCTTCTATCGAAATCCCCGACACCTACTGGAACGGCGCCGCTGTGGCGACGTTCACCTGCTCCGACCCGGAAGGTGCTTCCATCAAGCAGGCCGTTACCCTTACGGTAAGCTCCATCAACGACAAGCCGGTGTTCAAGAAGATTCCTGACCAGGAAGTCGAAGAGAAGACCGAACTTTCTTCCATCGTTCTCGACGAATACCTTTCTGACCCGGACCACGACATCTCGAAGCTGAAGGTCGAAGTCGCCGGCAACAAGGACATCAAGGTCAACATCAACCAGAAGACTCGCGAAGTCACGTTCAAGACTCCGAACGAACTCTGGAACGGTTCCGAGACTGTCACGTTCACTGCTACCGACCCGGAAGGCGGTGTGGCTAAGACCACGATGAAGCTCTCGGTGAAGTCCATCAACGACCCGCCGGTCATGAAGGACATTCCGGAACAGACCATCAAGGAAAAGGGCCAGTTCAAGGATGTTGAACTCGACAAGTATGTCGATGACCTCGACCACGGCAAGGACAAGCTCAAGTGGACGATTACCGGCAACCGCGAACTCAAGGTTGTCGTCGACGCGAACCGCGTGATGAAGGTGACTCCGCCGAGCCCGCAGTGGAACGGCTCCGAGACGCTTACCATCAAGGTTTCCGACCCGGAAGGCGCTTCTGACGAACGCTCCATCGCTTACACGGTGGAATCCGTGAACGACCTGCCCGAATTCGTGAAGCAGATCCAGCCGCAGACTATCAAGGAAAAGGGTCAATTCCAGCCCATCAAGCTTGCCGAAATGGTCCGCGACCTCGACAACAAGCTTTCTGATCTCACGTTCTCTGTCGACGTGAAGCCGACGGTGAAGGGCAAGGACGGCGATCTTTCTGTTGAAATCGACGCCCAGCACGTCGCCAAGGTAAATATCCCGAACAAGTTCTGGAACGGTGCCGCCGAAATTACCTTCACGGTTACCGACCCCGAAGGTGCAAAGGCTTCTTCTAAGGCCCTCTTCACGGTGCAGTCCGTGAACGACGTGCCCGAACTCAAGAAGGTCCCGGACCAGATGATTGAAGAAAAGCAGCAGTTCAACCCGGTGAACCTCGCCGAACTCGTGAACGACGCTGACCATGAATTTGCAAAGCTCAAGTGGACTGTCACTGGCAACAAGGAACTGAAGGTCGATATCGACAAGAACGGTGTTGCCACCATCAAGACTCCGAACCCGAAGTGGAACGGTTCCGAAAAGGTGACCTTCACGGTTGCCGACCCGGAAGGCGCTGCTGCCAAGAGCGACGCCGTGTTCACGGTGAAGTCCATCAACGACCCGCCGGTCATGAAGGATATCGCAAGCCAGAAGATCAAGGAGAAGGAACAGTTTAAGCCCATCGCGCTGGATGACTTCGCGAAGGACGAGGACCACGACAACTCCAAGCTCAAGTGGACGTTCTCCGGCAACAAGGACCTGAAGGTCCAGATGGATGCCAAGCATGTGGTGACCGTTACCGCCCCGAACAAGTTCTGGCACGGCGAAGAAGTTATCACGTTCACCGTTACCGACCCGGAAGGCGCTGCTGATTCCCGCAAGGTCAAGTTCACCGTTGAATCCGTGAACGACCTGCCGGTGTTCACCAAGCCCATCAAGGATCAGACCATTCCTGAAAAGCGCGAGTTCGCGATTATCAACCTCGCTGACATCGTGGCTGATCCGGACCACAAGCCCGAACAGCTCACCTGGAGCTTCGACGTGAAGCCGGCGAAGGGTGCTCCGAAGACCTATATTCCGAAGCTGTCCGTGAAGGTGGAAAACCGCATGGCCCGCATCATCATTCCGGACAAGAACTGGAACGGTGCCGAAGAAATCACGTTCAAGGTGGAAGATCCGGAAGGCGGCAAGGCCAGCTGCACGGCGCTCTTCACCGTGACCTCCGTTAACGACGCTCCGACCATCGGCAAGATTGAAGACCAGATTGTCGAAGAAAAGCAGGAATTCACTCCGATTGATCTCGCGGCCATCATCAAGGACCCGGATCATCCGTACGAAAAGCTCAATATTGAAGTTACTGGCAACAAGGACCTGAAGGTCGACATCAGCAAGGACGGCAAGGCTACGGTCAAGGCCCCGAGCAAGATGTGGAACGGTACCGAGAAGATCACGTTCGTCGTGACCGACCCGGAAGGTGCCGCTGCCAAGGCCATGGTCACCTTCACGGTGAAGTCCATCAACGACCCGCCGATTATGAAGGATATCGCGAACCAGACTATCAAGGAAAAGGGCCAGTTCAAGCCTATCGAACTTGATAACTTCGTCGATGACCTCGACCACGCCAAGAACAAGCTCAAGTGGAAGATTGAAGGCGCCAAGGAACTCAAGGTGCAGATGGACGGCAGCCACAAGGTCACCGTTTCTCAGCCGAACCCGCAGTGGAACGGTTCCGAGACGATTACGTTCACCGTCACCGACCCGGAAGGCGCTTCCGATTCTCGCAAGGTCACCTTCACTGTGGAATCCGTGAACGACGCTCCTGAATTCGTGCGCGAACTCAAGGATCAGTCCATCGACGAGAAGAAGCAGTTCCAGACCATTAGGCTCGGCGACCTCGTGAAGGACCCGGACCACAAGGCTTCTGATATCAAGTGGAGCTTCGAAGTGAAGCCCGCCAAGCTCGCTTCCGCCGAACCGGCCCCGAAGAAGGGCAAGAAGGCCAAGGCCGAACCCGAAGTGAAGGCTCCGGCTGTTGAAACTCTCAAGGTCAGCGTGGATGCGAACCAGGTGGCGACCATCGAAATCCCGAACAAGTTCTGGAACGGTGCCGCGAACATCACGTTCACCGCGACCGACCCGGAAGGCGCCAAGACCTCGAAGACCGCACGCTTCGAAGTGCGTTCTATCAACGACCCGCCGAAGATTGCCGAGAAGGCTCCGCAGGGCGAGACCATCCGCGAAGGCGGCCGCTTCAAGACGATCGACCTTGCTAACCTCGCTATTGATCCGGACCATCCGGCCACCAGCCTCAAGTGGAGTGTCTCGGGCAACAAGCAGCTGAAGGTTGATATCCGCAAGGACAACACCGTCATCGTTTCTGTGCCTGATCCGCAGTGGTCTGGCCGCGAAATGCTCACGTTCACCGTCACCGACCCGGAAGGCGCTTCTGCTAACCACAGGATGACCTTCGAAGTGACCCGCGTGAACGACCCGCCGACGCTTGCGAAGAAGATTCCTGACCAGAAGATCAAGGAAAAGGAAAACTTCAAGCAGATCAAGCTCGACGAATTCGTGAAGGACCCGGACAACAAGCCGAACGAACTCGTTTGGACTGTCACTGGCAACAAGAAGCTCAAGGCTGAAATTTCTCCGAGCCGCATCCTTACCGTCTCCGCTCCGGACAAGTACTTCTGGTGCGCACCCGAGACGATGGTCTTGGAAGTCAAGGACCCGGATGGTGCCGCTACCTCGCAGACGGTGACCTTCGAAATTACCTCGGTGAACGACGTTCCTGAGATGAAGGACATTCCTGGCCAGAGGATCAAGGAAAAGGGCCAGTTCAAGGAAATCGACCTGAACAAGTTTGTGCGTGACCCCGACCACAAGAACGAACAGCTCACGTGGACGGCTACTGTCGCGAAGGTCGGCCCTGTCGCCGCTCCGAAGAAGGAAGTCAAGCCCAAGAAGCCCGCGAAGAAGGGCAAGAAGGGCGCCAAGGAAGAGAAGGTCGAAGAGGCCGCTCCGGCACCGGTTCCGGTTGACGAATTCCAGGTGGAAATCGACAGCAGGAACATCGCCCGCATCAACATTTCCGACAAGTTCTGGCATGGCGAACGCAACGTGACCTTCACGGTCACCGACCCGGAAGGCGCTAAGGCCTCCAAGACGGTGAACTTCCTCGTGGAATCCGTGAACGACGCTCCGGTCATCAAGCCGATTCCGACCCAGTCCATCCAGGAGAAGGAACACTTCAAGCCGATCGATCTTTCTCAGTTCGTGTCTGATCCGGATCATCCGTTCGCCGCGCTCAAGTTCGAAGTGGGCTCTACCCGCTCTCTGAAGGCTTCCGTGAATGCGAAGAAGGAACTGGTTGTCTCTACTCCGGACAAGTTCTGGAGCGGTACTGAAAAGGTCAAGCTCGACGTGATTGACCCGGAAGGCGCTAAGGGCACTGTGCAGGTCACCTTCGAAGTGACTCCGGTGAACGACCCGCCGGTCGTGAAGTTCATTCCTGGCCAGAAGATCAAGGAAAGGGAAAAGTTCGCTCCGGTCGACCTCTCGAAGGCCGCCGAAGACCCGGACAACAAGCCTGCCGAACTCCGCTGGTCTGTTGCCGGCAACAAGGACTTGAAGGTTGACATCAAGGGCAGCCGCGCCATGGTGGTGACCCCGAACCCGAACTGGTTCGGCAAGGAAACCCTCACGTTCACCGTGAAGGATCCGTCCGGTGCTTCTGCTTCCAAGAGCGCAACCTTCGAAGTGACTCCGGTCAACGATCCTCCGGTACTCAAGCCGGTGCAGCCGTTCGTAATCGACGAAAAGAAGCAGTTCCAGCCGTTCGACTTCAGCAAGGTCGTGAGCGATCCGGACAACAAGCTTGAAGATCTCAAGTGGTCTCTCGATAACGACGTCCCGGGTGCCAAGGCCGCTCCTGCCAAGAAGGGCAAGAAGGCTAAGCCTGTCGACCCCGAAGATGGACCGGTCAAGCATGAAATGAAGTTTGAAATCAGCGACAAGGGCGTGCTTACCGCCGAGACCCCGAACAAGTTCTGGTATGGTACCGAAACCGTGACCGTGAACGTGTTCGACCCGGCTGGTGAAAAGGCCTCCGTGAAGGTGAAGTTCACCGTGCGTCCTGTGAACGACCCGCCGGTCGTGCAGGAAATTCCGGGCCAGGAAACCCTCGAAGGCAAGTCCTTCAAGGCTATCAAGCTCGACCAGTACGTGACTGACCCCGACCACAAGCCGCACGAAATCAAGTGGAAGGTCTCCGGCGCCAAGAATCTCGACGTGATGATTTCTGGCGGTCGTGAAGCCGTCGTGAAGCCCAAGAGGCAGGATTGGTTCGGCGAAGAAACCCTCGTGTTCATGGCTCAGGACCCGGCAGGCGGAATGGACAAGGCCGTCGTCAAGTTCGTCGTGAAGCACGTGAACTCCGCTCCGGTGATGCGCGATATCCAGGACTTCACCATCAGGGAAGATGACAATGAAGGCGTTATCGCTACCATCAAGACCGATCAGTATGCCCGCGACAAGGACCACAGGCCTGAAGAGCTCAAGTGGACCTGGACTGGCAACAAGTTCCTGCAGGTGAAGTACGACAAGTTCAAGAGGATCCTCACTGTGTCCCAGCCGCACGAAAACTGGAACGGCAAGCCGGAACGTATCACGTTCACGGTGACCGACCCGGAAGGTGCTAAGGCCCAGAAGACTGCTACCTTCACGGTTATTCCTGTGAATGACCCGCCGGTGGCAAAGTCCCAGACCTACATGACCCAGGAAGGCGAAATGCTCAAGGTGACCGCATCTGAAGGCCTGATGAATGGCGTTTCCGATGCCGATGGCGAAAAGCCCGTGGCCGTTCAGCTGGTGCAGCGTCCGCGCAACGGCAAGATTGAGCTGAACGAGCGCGACGGTAGCTTCACCTACACGCCGAACCGCGGATTCTCCGGCCTCGATGAATTCACCTTCAAGGTGAAGGATCCGGGTGGAGTCTACTCCAAGGTCGAAACCGCCGAAGTCAACGTTACCTTCAAGATGAAGGACCTGCGTGGCAACGCTCCGAAGCCGGCTCCGAAGGTTGAAGAACCGAAGGAAGAAGAAAAGCCCGCTAAGGACGACAGAAAGGGCAAGAAGAAAAAGAAGAAAAGGTAA